In Campylobacter suis, the following proteins share a genomic window:
- a CDS encoding NAD(P)H-dependent glycerol-3-phosphate dehydrogenase: MKIAVIGAGKWGTALFHAIRENHECVITSRTPRDIQGFVDLDEALNCEYLVSTVPTQSVNEWLVKNFNFKNQKILVASKGIETSTNRFLNEIYENFLPGENLAFLSGPTFAKEVEKKLPCALVVSSKDIKLAKKIASFFPNFMKAYADDDVVGAEICGAYKNVIAIAGGICDGLGLGNNARASLISRGLVEMARFGKFFGAKDDTFLGLSGAGDLFLTASSVLSRNYRVGMGLAKNESLDKILNNLGEVAEGVPTAKAICDIAQKNDIYTPIAVEVAAMIDGKDVSQSVKILLSKK, encoded by the coding sequence ATGAAAATAGCAGTCATAGGTGCTGGCAAATGGGGCACGGCACTTTTTCATGCCATAAGAGAAAATCACGAGTGTGTCATAACATCAAGAACCCCAAGAGATATACAAGGTTTTGTTGATTTAGATGAGGCTCTAAACTGTGAATATTTAGTAAGTACTGTGCCCACTCAAAGCGTAAATGAGTGGCTTGTAAAAAATTTTAACTTTAAAAATCAAAAAATTTTAGTTGCAAGCAAGGGTATAGAAACTAGTACAAATCGCTTTTTAAATGAAATTTACGAGAATTTCTTGCCAGGCGAAAATTTAGCTTTTTTATCTGGTCCAACATTTGCAAAAGAGGTTGAAAAAAAGCTACCATGTGCACTTGTTGTAAGTTCAAAAGATATAAAGCTTGCCAAAAAAATTGCTAGTTTTTTTCCAAATTTTATGAAGGCCTATGCCGATGATGATGTCGTGGGAGCTGAAATTTGCGGTGCTTACAAAAATGTCATAGCCATAGCTGGGGGTATTTGCGATGGACTTGGACTTGGCAACAATGCTCGTGCTAGCCTTATATCTCGTGGTCTTGTGGAGATGGCTAGGTTTGGTAAATTTTTTGGAGCAAAAGATGATACATTTTTAGGTCTTAGCGGGGCAGGAGATCTCTTTTTGACAGCTTCATCTGTTCTTTCACGAAATTATAGAGTAGGTATGGGACTTGCTAAAAATGAGAGTTTGGATAAAATTTTAAACAACCTTGGCGAAGTTGCTGAGGGTGTTCCTACCGCAAAGGCTATCTGCGATATAGCCCAAAAAAACGACATTTATACGCCTATTGCTGTTGAAGTTGCTGCGATGATAGATGGCAAAGATGTAAGTCAAAGTGTAAAAATACTACTAAGTAAAAAGTGA